In one window of uncultured Methanobrevibacter sp. DNA:
- a CDS encoding aspartate kinase, with product MDLIVAKFDGNALKDGLKFKDAAESVIKEHMKGNQVVVIASAASNATDELLTLSTEAAGNFLTDSQKAEIMAMGERTSARLLKSAIESKGFKAEVIDPYNDLWPIITDTNFLEAKIDLEQSQAKINTLKILLNQGIIPVVCGFLGKGPHGEITTLGRGGSDITAFLIGNSLNADEIIIVSDVEGVMSSDPTQIEKAKLVREISVEELRNLSTKGVQLIHPHALKYKTKDLKAKIINASHVDLTADGTEIIGPFDDSTLKTVSLYGYPLSIIALVGDELLSKVGLLSNLTRYLAEHDLNIYKISVGDNSITIFIDKKEAQRAYHILHDFVLKSDVFNSLSLGKDTAMITIVSLDIIEKPGIISSITEQLRKNNIKIIEINSSQTAIVVIVDWADGETAKDLIEEILE from the coding sequence ATGGATTTGATAGTAGCAAAATTTGATGGAAATGCGCTTAAAGACGGCTTAAAATTTAAAGATGCAGCAGAATCTGTCATAAAAGAACACATGAAAGGAAATCAGGTAGTAGTAATAGCTTCAGCAGCAAGTAACGCTACCGATGAATTATTAACCCTTTCAACTGAAGCGGCCGGAAATTTCCTCACAGACTCCCAGAAAGCTGAAATCATGGCAATGGGTGAAAGGACTAGTGCAAGACTATTGAAATCTGCTATCGAATCAAAAGGCTTTAAAGCTGAAGTTATCGACCCGTACAATGATTTATGGCCTATCATAACCGACACCAATTTTTTAGAAGCCAAAATTGACCTGGAACAGAGCCAGGCTAAAATCAACACATTAAAAATACTTTTAAATCAGGGAATCATACCGGTTGTCTGCGGATTTTTAGGAAAAGGACCTCACGGAGAAATAACAACTCTCGGAAGAGGAGGAAGTGACATTACAGCATTTCTGATTGGAAACTCACTGAATGCTGATGAAATTATCATCGTAAGTGACGTTGAAGGAGTAATGTCAAGTGATCCGACACAAATCGAAAAGGCGAAGCTTGTAAGAGAGATTTCAGTTGAAGAGCTTAGAAACCTCTCAACAAAAGGAGTTCAGCTCATACACCCTCACGCTTTAAAATATAAAACCAAAGACCTGAAAGCAAAAATAATTAACGCATCACATGTTGACCTGACAGCTGATGGAACTGAAATAATCGGTCCCTTTGATGATTCAACCCTCAAGACCGTTTCACTTTACGGATATCCCCTTTCAATCATAGCTCTTGTAGGAGACGAACTTCTCTCAAAAGTAGGGCTTCTTTCAAATCTGACTAGATATCTGGCAGAACATGATTTGAATATCTATAAAATATCAGTAGGGGACAATTCAATTACAATATTCATTGATAAAAAAGAGGCTCAAAGAGCATATCATATACTCCACGATTTTGTTTTAAAAAGCGACGTTTTCAATTCACTGTCCCTTGGAAAGGACACTGCAATGATTACCATCGTCAGCCTGGACATTATTGAAAAGCCGGGAATAATTTCTTCAATAACCGAACAGCTTAGAAAAAACAATATAAAAATAATTGAAATCAACTCATCACAGACTGCAATAGTCGTAATTGTCGACTGGGCAGATGGTGAAACCGCTAAAGATTTGATTGAAGAAATTTTAGAATAA
- a CDS encoding cupin domain-containing protein, producing MSDFDTQNIFGKGAFNEAFDEYFTGKSYLNPLVDIGDNLMFIANVTFEPGCRNNWHIHHAKTGGGQVLICIAGEGWYQEEWCEAVSLKPGSVIEIRPGVKHWHGAKADSWFSHIALEIPGEDTSSEWLEAVSDEEYANLG from the coding sequence ATGAGTGATTTTGACACACAAAACATATTTGGAAAAGGAGCTTTCAACGAAGCCTTTGATGAGTACTTTACAGGCAAATCATATCTCAATCCGCTTGTAGACATTGGGGATAATCTTATGTTTATCGCAAACGTTACTTTTGAGCCTGGATGTCGAAACAACTGGCATATCCATCATGCAAAAACCGGCGGAGGGCAGGTTCTAATCTGCATTGCAGGTGAAGGCTGGTATCAGGAAGAATGGTGTGAAGCGGTTAGCTTAAAGCCTGGAAGCGTAATTGAAATAAGACCTGGTGTCAAACACTGGCACGGGGCCAAAGCCGATTCATGGTTCAGTCATATTGCTCTTGAAATTCCTGGAGAGGACACTTCAAGCGAATGGCTCGAAGCGGTCAGTGATGAAGAGTATGCAAATTTAGGTTAA
- a CDS encoding DUF2283 domain-containing protein, translated as MNNKVTYDYDYKGDSLFIYCLDNYEYEVSLELDNDVILDIDNEGKPVAFEFLNASKVFNLDKSNFNNLVKICIQSVITKDVIKLKVQLIVPVHNKTQTFDMNRTATNLNGLPALESELVTA; from the coding sequence ATGAACAACAAAGTGACATACGATTATGATTACAAAGGAGACTCATTATTCATATACTGCCTTGACAATTATGAATATGAAGTTTCACTTGAATTGGACAATGACGTAATATTGGATATTGATAATGAAGGCAAACCCGTCGCATTTGAATTTTTAAATGCATCTAAAGTATTTAATTTAGATAAAAGCAATTTCAATAATTTAGTTAAAATATGTATCCAGTCTGTTATTACCAAAGACGTAATTAAGTTAAAAGTCCAGTTAATAGTACCCGTCCACAATAAAACACAAACCTTTGATATGAACAGAACTGCAACAAATTTAAATGGACTTCCAGCATTGGAATCAGAACTAGTCACAGCATAA
- a CDS encoding Ig-like domain-containing protein, whose amino-acid sequence MKYRKILLATTILVAILAIGAVSAADDLNETQDSAALTHEEDNIIADNINDDNISDDETIEEEYENPPDYSIYVPEKYTISEHETETFISWDFWDYGSGGILDVYVDDAKLYSAKIDEKPDFSLTPDDLGLEMTYRTYKVNVSYHDDDTYDGFNQTYTLIGNWGFKAYPQDEIEGFLRYGDDLPIDIVLRDAQGDVSYTVNGKKYTISKDEIDKNYEEFSYAILISHDQLKIGENTLTFTYTGSDYPSDTDKIVLDVYPRIILNDTVIDFDKKTNVYLNLPADAKGSLNVYEAIINDEEDTIESYKLIGTSPLKDGFASVDISGLDLGKHAIYANYTGSDYTASLGEFDYSYEPYLEVTPAVEVASKIYSKDKNYLTITLPEAYEGTLTLNINGEERSVNVKNGKGSIELFNLETEDNTGAGFWYMEMELSFESENYTYHKWIGVGVNLIAPEFELNISAADDLKGSEYFYYSTHNLPSEITGSLKIYIDGKFVETQDIDLQDSLNISALDLGEHTLKIDYMGDDYYKATSAEIKFNVVEVIIDIDEINYIGTYPDYTPDGRIAEIRSIYENGYYTLIVDGKITNMDIADKHTEVYAENMTYGPHEVEIIYRSGNTEKSEKSLINAQYDLSYNIEKYSMYSYETNTIEFNVPLEVTGNLIVTADKDYTLPISNGKAVLKLANLSEGDHELKVKYDGDKYPELTIDLAILTVADIKREITSNIQDTMRYGEEIIFTVNVPEYINATLYIYDDTDGKVELKKVKVINGKATASIDNLGFGTHDLIAEVTDCESEDWPEYYADYSEQVNIMPLLNGTTEMLSEHLTLGDSVSFNVELPKDANGKLYLYREEYNETSEDYYEIPAGEYQLVNGKTTATLEKYGLGITTYKIKYDDAKYNLDTYAIYLNVHPTFTYPEKMTIGSDEYFIINLPDDANGILEAFGVNTTVKNGVGKISLSGLPKGEIFSQIKYTGDKIYGSYYSVIYGDGYIITVTNPQSSIQITKSDDKLTVELDEDATGEVILNADDKFYHATLENGKATVDVADLKSDENVTFSYTGDEKYASVSKKSVKIIEKTMQDANMTITAPNINEGEIATVTFKINSNATGSILVQVADSNYTAEITDGSASIIIENLKAGNYTVTATYGGNENVLGDSQTASFKVREIENDISEDIIPVKDAEASKTPTYSINLPEDATGTLTVTIANKTYTAEVVNGKASVTADDLPAGNYEVTISYSGDDKYSPMLKTANTTVLVDAKIVAKDASVLYTAGKYYSVTVYGTDGKISGNVSVVFKVNGKTFKTVLTNEKGIASFKVTQIPKTYTIKATALGESITKKLTVSHIVTLKKVTVKKSAKKLVLQATLKKVNGKYLKGKKITFKFNGKTYKAKTDKKGIAKVTVKSNVLKKLKVGKKVTYQATYMKDTVKKTVKVKR is encoded by the coding sequence ATGAAGTACAGAAAAATTTTACTTGCAACGACAATATTAGTTGCAATACTTGCAATTGGTGCAGTCAGTGCCGCTGATGATTTAAACGAAACACAAGATTCAGCTGCATTAACTCACGAAGAGGACAACATCATTGCAGATAACATAAATGATGACAACATCAGTGATGATGAGACAATAGAGGAAGAATATGAAAATCCTCCAGATTATTCAATTTATGTTCCTGAAAAATACACAATCAGCGAACATGAAACAGAAACATTCATATCCTGGGATTTCTGGGATTATGGAAGCGGAGGAATTCTTGACGTTTATGTAGACGATGCTAAATTATATTCAGCAAAGATAGATGAAAAACCTGATTTCAGTCTGACCCCAGATGATTTAGGCCTTGAGATGACCTACAGGACATACAAAGTCAATGTATCCTATCATGATGATGACACATACGACGGATTTAATCAGACATATACCCTTATCGGAAACTGGGGCTTTAAAGCATATCCGCAAGATGAAATTGAAGGATTTTTAAGATACGGAGATGACCTGCCAATCGATATAGTCTTACGGGATGCGCAGGGAGACGTTTCCTATACAGTCAACGGGAAAAAATACACAATAAGCAAAGATGAAATAGACAAAAACTATGAAGAATTCTCATATGCCATTTTAATATCACACGACCAGCTGAAAATTGGTGAAAACACATTGACATTCACTTACACAGGAAGCGACTATCCTAGTGATACAGATAAAATCGTACTTGACGTTTACCCTAGGATAATACTCAACGATACAGTAATTGATTTTGATAAAAAAACCAACGTATATCTCAATCTTCCGGCTGATGCAAAAGGCAGCCTAAATGTTTATGAAGCAATAATAAACGATGAAGAAGATACAATAGAATCATATAAACTTATTGGAACTTCACCGTTAAAGGACGGATTTGCAAGCGTTGACATTTCCGGTTTAGATTTAGGAAAACATGCAATTTATGCAAACTACACCGGAAGCGACTACACAGCCAGTCTTGGAGAATTTGATTACTCATACGAACCGTACCTTGAAGTGACACCTGCTGTTGAAGTTGCCTCCAAAATATATTCAAAAGACAAAAACTACCTTACAATCACACTTCCTGAAGCATATGAAGGAACATTGACATTAAACATTAATGGAGAAGAAAGAAGCGTCAATGTCAAAAACGGCAAAGGAAGCATTGAACTGTTTAACCTTGAAACTGAAGATAACACAGGAGCAGGATTCTGGTACATGGAGATGGAGTTAAGCTTTGAAAGTGAAAATTACACCTATCACAAATGGATTGGAGTCGGAGTTAACCTCATCGCTCCTGAATTTGAGCTGAACATTTCTGCAGCAGATGATCTTAAAGGCAGCGAATATTTCTACTATAGCACACACAACCTTCCAAGTGAAATCACAGGCAGTTTGAAAATATACATTGACGGAAAATTTGTTGAAACACAGGACATTGACTTGCAGGATTCATTGAACATCTCAGCACTTGATTTAGGCGAACACACACTTAAAATTGATTATATGGGTGATGACTACTACAAAGCTACATCAGCTGAAATCAAATTCAATGTTGTTGAGGTAATCATCGACATTGATGAAATAAACTATATCGGAACCTATCCGGACTACACACCTGACGGCAGAATTGCTGAAATCCGATCAATTTATGAAAACGGATACTACACCTTAATAGTTGACGGTAAAATCACAAACATGGACATTGCCGACAAACATACTGAAGTATATGCTGAAAACATGACCTACGGACCTCATGAAGTAGAAATAATCTACAGGAGCGGAAATACTGAAAAATCCGAAAAATCCCTCATAAATGCACAGTATGACCTTTCATACAACATTGAAAAATACAGCATGTACAGCTACGAGACAAATACCATTGAATTTAATGTGCCTCTTGAAGTTACCGGAAATCTGATAGTCACTGCAGATAAGGACTACACACTCCCAATAAGCAACGGAAAAGCTGTATTGAAACTTGCAAACCTGAGTGAAGGAGATCATGAGCTTAAAGTAAAATATGACGGTGACAAATATCCGGAACTGACAATAGATCTGGCAATACTCACAGTAGCTGATATCAAAAGAGAAATTACATCAAATATCCAAGACACTATGAGATACGGTGAAGAAATCATTTTCACCGTGAACGTTCCGGAATACATAAACGCAACACTCTACATTTACGACGATACTGACGGGAAAGTTGAACTTAAAAAAGTAAAAGTCATTAACGGTAAGGCTACAGCTTCAATAGACAACCTCGGATTTGGAACCCACGACCTGATAGCAGAAGTTACTGACTGTGAAAGTGAAGACTGGCCTGAATACTACGCAGATTATTCCGAGCAGGTCAACATAATGCCACTTCTTAACGGAACAACTGAAATGTTATCCGAACATCTTACTCTCGGAGATTCTGTATCATTTAACGTCGAACTTCCAAAAGATGCCAACGGAAAATTATACTTATACCGTGAAGAGTATAATGAAACAAGCGAAGATTACTATGAGATTCCTGCTGGCGAATACCAGTTAGTCAACGGAAAAACAACTGCAACACTTGAAAAATACGGATTAGGAATCACAACATATAAAATCAAATATGATGACGCCAAGTACAATCTGGACACCTATGCAATATATTTAAATGTCCATCCGACATTCACATATCCGGAAAAAATGACTATTGGAAGTGACGAATACTTTATAATCAACCTCCCAGATGATGCGAACGGTATTCTTGAAGCATTTGGAGTGAATACAACCGTTAAAAATGGAGTGGGCAAAATATCCCTGTCCGGTCTTCCTAAAGGAGAAATATTCTCCCAAATAAAATATACCGGCGATAAAATCTACGGATCATACTACTCAGTAATATATGGTGACGGATACATCATAACCGTTACAAATCCTCAAAGCAGCATTCAAATCACAAAATCAGATGACAAACTGACTGTAGAGCTTGATGAAGATGCAACAGGAGAAGTTATCCTAAATGCCGATGATAAATTCTATCATGCAACATTGGAAAACGGAAAAGCTACAGTTGATGTGGCTGATTTAAAATCAGATGAAAACGTGACATTTTCATACACAGGAGATGAAAAATATGCTTCTGTGAGCAAAAAATCTGTTAAAATCATCGAAAAGACCATGCAAGATGCAAACATGACAATAACCGCCCCAAATATCAATGAAGGCGAAATTGCAACTGTGACATTTAAAATCAACAGCAATGCAACCGGAAGCATCCTTGTTCAAGTTGCAGATTCAAACTACACTGCTGAAATCACAGACGGCAGCGCAAGCATAATTATTGAGAATCTGAAAGCCGGAAACTACACCGTAACTGCAACATATGGAGGAAACGAGAATGTTTTAGGCGACTCACAGACCGCATCATTTAAAGTAAGGGAAATTGAAAATGACATAAGTGAAGACATCATCCCTGTAAAAGATGCAGAAGCATCCAAAACACCTACTTACTCAATCAATCTGCCTGAAGACGCAACCGGTACACTTACAGTAACAATCGCCAACAAAACATACACTGCGGAAGTTGTAAATGGAAAAGCATCAGTTACAGCAGATGATTTACCTGCCGGAAACTATGAAGTTACAATTTCCTATTCAGGCGATGACAAATACTCTCCAATGCTTAAAACAGCAAACACAACCGTTCTTGTCGATGCCAAAATAGTTGCAAAAGACGCCTCAGTACTCTACACTGCCGGAAAATATTATTCAGTTACAGTATACGGAACTGACGGTAAAATATCAGGCAACGTTTCAGTTGTCTTTAAGGTTAACGGAAAAACATTCAAAACAGTCCTAACCAATGAAAAAGGTATTGCAAGCTTTAAGGTAACACAAATTCCAAAAACATACACTATCAAGGCAACTGCACTCGGCGAGTCAATAACCAAAAAGCTCACAGTAAGCCATATTGTAACACTTAAAAAGGTAACCGTTAAAAAATCAGCCAAAAAACTCGTCCTGCAGGCAACTCTCAAAAAGGTCAACGGAAAATACCTTAAAGGCAAAAAGATTACCTTCAAGTTCAACGGCAAAACCTACAAAGCCAAAACAGACAAGAAAGGAATAGCCAAGGTTACCGTAAAATCAAATGTCCTTAAAAAACTTAAAGTAGGCAAAAAAGTAACATATCAGGCAACTTATATGAAAGATACTGTCAAAAAAACAGTTAAAGTTAAAAGATAA
- a CDS encoding glycosyltransferase family 2 protein codes for MYLSIVVPCYNEKDSVSIFHKEIEKTLTDMKYEIIFVNDGSSDNTLDEMKKLADTDLKVKYISFSRNFGKESALYAGLKNAKGDLVCVMDVDLQDPPSLLPQMIDDIGDYDVVATRRVTRKGEPVIRSFLARMFYQFINRISKIELVDGARDYRVMTRQVVNALLELNEYNRFSKGLFAWVGFKTKWIEYENVERVAGETSWSFWGLLAYSIEGIVAFTAVPLSISTFFGILFSIIAFILIIFIVVRTLIYSNPVAGWASTVTIILFLGGIQLFSIGILGKYLEKTYTEVKNRPIYIVGETNIED; via the coding sequence ATGTATTTAAGTATTGTTGTGCCTTGTTATAATGAAAAGGATTCTGTCAGTATTTTTCACAAAGAGATTGAAAAGACTTTAACTGACATGAAATATGAGATTATTTTTGTAAATGACGGGTCTTCTGACAATACTTTGGATGAAATGAAAAAACTGGCTGATACTGATTTGAAGGTTAAGTATATTTCATTTTCAAGAAATTTTGGAAAGGAGTCTGCACTTTATGCCGGTTTGAAAAATGCAAAAGGAGATCTGGTTTGCGTAATGGACGTTGACTTGCAGGACCCTCCAAGTCTTCTTCCCCAAATGATTGATGACATTGGCGATTATGATGTTGTTGCAACAAGAAGGGTCACCCGTAAAGGAGAACCTGTGATAAGATCTTTTTTAGCTCGAATGTTTTACCAATTTATCAACAGAATTTCAAAAATTGAACTGGTTGACGGAGCACGTGACTACCGTGTAATGACCAGGCAGGTTGTAAATGCTCTTTTGGAGCTTAATGAATATAACAGATTTTCAAAAGGCCTTTTTGCATGGGTAGGATTTAAAACAAAATGGATTGAATATGAGAATGTCGAAAGGGTTGCCGGTGAAACCAGCTGGTCATTCTGGGGGCTTTTAGCTTATTCCATTGAAGGTATTGTTGCATTTACTGCAGTTCCTCTGTCAATATCAACCTTTTTTGGTATATTATTTTCAATCATTGCGTTTATTTTAATAATTTTTATTGTAGTTCGTACTTTGATTTATTCAAATCCTGTTGCAGGTTGGGCATCAACTGTAACTATAATCTTATTTTTAGGCGGCATACAGCTATTTTCAATAGGAATACTTGGAAAATATCTGGAAAAGACCTATACTGAAGTTAAAAACAGGCCTATTTATATTGTTGGAGAGACTAACATTGAAGATTGA
- a CDS encoding class I SAM-dependent methyltransferase, with protein MDDKKYWTEYYAKNSKPTDASSFAEFILPKLTEDKNLIELGCGNGRDSIYFAQNNINVTAVDQVQEEVDYLNENHKEDNIHFIAGDFTDLKNTTSEEIKNTDFDYVYSRFTFHSINEAKEDRTLDWIEEHLKTDGCFLLEARSLNDPMFKQGEALSETENFTTHYRRYMDLDKITQKLESRNFEIIYKIEDNDLAVYKDDNPYVIRIIARKL; from the coding sequence ATGGATGATAAAAAGTACTGGACAGAATATTATGCGAAAAATTCAAAACCGACTGATGCATCATCATTTGCTGAATTTATTTTACCAAAACTGACTGAAGATAAAAACCTTATTGAACTTGGATGCGGAAATGGAAGAGACAGTATCTATTTTGCTCAAAACAACATTAACGTTACCGCAGTTGATCAGGTTCAAGAGGAAGTTGATTATTTAAATGAAAACCACAAGGAAGACAACATACATTTCATTGCAGGCGATTTTACAGACCTGAAAAATACAACATCCGAAGAGATTAAAAACACTGACTTTGATTACGTTTACTCAAGGTTTACCTTCCATTCAATCAACGAAGCAAAAGAGGACAGAACCCTTGACTGGATAGAAGAACACCTTAAAACTGACGGATGCTTTTTGCTTGAAGCCAGAAGCCTAAACGACCCTATGTTTAAACAGGGTGAAGCATTAAGCGAAACCGAAAACTTCACAACTCATTACAGAAGATATATGGATTTGGACAAGATTACCCAGAAGCTTGAATCCAGAAACTTCGAAATCATATATAAAATTGAAGACAACGACCTGGCAGTCTATAAGGACGACAACCCTTATGTAATAAGAATAATAGCCAGAAAATTATAA
- a CDS encoding PaaI family thioesterase, translated as MANFDTIESAREFFYKDKFAVNTGITLDELTEEEAVCSLELTDEHKNAYGGVMGGVIFTLADFAFAVLSNQIHQLTVAQQVDIHYLSAPKGDKLTARATCRKSGRTSSIVNVDISDDTGRDVAQFIGTGFKL; from the coding sequence ATGGCTAATTTCGATACAATAGAAAGTGCAAGAGAATTCTTTTACAAAGACAAATTCGCAGTAAATACCGGAATAACATTGGATGAACTTACAGAAGAGGAAGCTGTCTGCAGTCTGGAGCTCACGGATGAGCATAAAAATGCTTACGGCGGTGTCATGGGTGGTGTAATATTTACCCTCGCTGATTTTGCATTTGCAGTTTTGTCAAATCAGATCCATCAGCTCACTGTCGCTCAGCAGGTTGATATCCATTACCTCTCCGCTCCAAAGGGCGATAAGCTCACAGCCAGAGCAACATGCAGAAAAAGCGGAAGGACATCATCCATAGTTAATGTTGATATCAGTGATGATACAGGCCGTGACGTGGCTCAGTTTATCGGAACTGGTTTTAAGTTATGA
- a CDS encoding cytosine permease, which yields MQNKTGLFTNAVIWFGVAISVSEIEAGIQIGSVPEPNSMWIALILGHLLGGILLFLVGYIGASVRLNAMEMTSSTFGKYGSKFFAVLNVMQLVAWVAVLNAQGASALESLNLPISFAVTCILLASLIAVWVYMGLQKMAKLTTVVMAVLVVLLAVLTVRFMGFTSHTYMTNPTDLGFWNVFEISIAMPISWLPVISDYTKDVEKPVKATMISAIAYTLASLWMYVIGIEIANIGAGYTIAQAILLANLGTTGIIIVVLSTITTNFLAANSAGESAKVIYNRLEPKKVGIIVSAISAVLAISGIMNHYINFLYLIASVFAPMAAVLLVSFYIGGDNKAGKKTWYWNMFAWLSGFIVYNITINLDSIVLGPTLLAIITSALLAYAGVLFKKRRKVEMI from the coding sequence ATGCAGAACAAGACAGGACTTTTTACAAATGCAGTGATATGGTTTGGAGTTGCAATTTCAGTTTCAGAAATCGAAGCCGGAATTCAGATAGGAAGCGTTCCCGAGCCGAATTCAATGTGGATTGCACTAATACTTGGACATCTTCTTGGAGGAATACTACTGTTCCTTGTAGGATATATCGGAGCATCAGTGAGGCTGAACGCAATGGAGATGACCTCATCGACATTCGGAAAATACGGATCCAAATTCTTCGCTGTCCTAAACGTTATGCAGCTTGTGGCATGGGTGGCTGTTTTAAACGCCCAGGGCGCATCTGCACTTGAAAGCCTGAATCTGCCTATTTCATTTGCAGTTACATGCATACTGCTTGCATCACTCATTGCAGTATGGGTTTATATGGGCCTTCAGAAAATGGCAAAGCTCACCACAGTAGTTATGGCCGTTCTTGTAGTGCTTCTTGCAGTTCTAACAGTCAGATTTATGGGATTTACCTCACACACTTACATGACAAATCCCACAGATTTAGGATTCTGGAACGTCTTTGAAATTTCAATTGCAATGCCTATATCATGGCTTCCGGTAATTTCAGACTACACAAAAGACGTTGAAAAGCCTGTTAAAGCAACAATGATATCTGCCATAGCATACACTCTTGCAAGCCTCTGGATGTACGTTATCGGAATTGAGATTGCAAACATTGGAGCCGGATACACAATAGCTCAGGCAATACTTCTTGCAAATCTCGGAACCACAGGAATTATTATCGTCGTTTTATCGACAATAACAACCAACTTCCTTGCTGCAAACTCCGCCGGAGAATCTGCAAAGGTCATATACAACAGACTTGAGCCGAAAAAAGTCGGAATCATAGTAAGCGCAATAAGTGCTGTGCTTGCAATTTCAGGGATAATGAACCACTACATAAATTTCCTGTACCTTATCGCATCGGTATTTGCGCCGATGGCGGCGGTGCTTCTTGTTTCATTCTACATTGGAGGGGACAATAAAGCAGGCAAAAAGACATGGTACTGGAACATGTTTGCATGGCTATCAGGTTTTATAGTCTACAATATTACAATAAATCTCGATTCAATTGTTCTGGGCCCGACACTTCTTGCAATAATCACATCAGCACTTCTTGCCTATGCAGGAGTGCTATTTAAAAAAAGAAGGAAAGTTGAAATGATTTAA
- a CDS encoding GtrA family protein — translation MKIEKELFWYVVFGVLTTLVNIGVYFVLTRLGINYLLSNILAWFFSVLFAYVTNRRWVFESKSPNVLKECVLFFSGRIFSGVIDTGLMWLFIDVLAIGDVISKTVIQVIVVVLNYVISKWVVFNE, via the coding sequence TTGAAGATTGAAAAGGAACTCTTCTGGTATGTGGTTTTTGGAGTCTTAACAACTCTGGTCAATATTGGAGTATATTTTGTTTTGACCCGTCTGGGAATTAATTATCTCCTGTCCAATATTCTGGCATGGTTTTTTTCTGTGCTTTTTGCCTATGTCACTAACCGCAGATGGGTATTTGAATCAAAAAGCCCAAATGTCTTAAAAGAATGTGTATTGTTTTTTTCAGGCCGTATATTTTCCGGAGTAATTGATACTGGGCTTATGTGGCTTTTCATTGACGTTTTAGCTATTGGGGACGTTATCTCAAAAACAGTGATTCAGGTAATTGTCGTTGTTTTAAATTATGTTATATCAAAATGGGTAGTTTTTAATGAATAG
- a CDS encoding GNAT family N-acetyltransferase: protein MEKLTFKKAERAESGLILEYIRKLADYENRLDEVTATESDIEKWVFDENRSEVIFAKLNGETIGFALYFLSFSTYIGNVNMHLEDLFIEPEYRLKGYGRAFFKHLGKIVLEKGYGRMEWTCLEDNLPAIRFYKSIGSEKKDWNLFHFKGEELKNFAGK from the coding sequence ATGGAAAAATTAACTTTTAAGAAGGCCGAAAGAGCAGAATCCGGACTTATTTTAGAATACATCAGAAAGCTTGCTGATTATGAAAACAGATTAGATGAAGTCACAGCCACCGAAAGTGATATTGAAAAATGGGTTTTTGATGAAAATCGTTCAGAAGTGATATTTGCTAAGCTTAACGGTGAAACAATCGGATTTGCACTTTACTTTTTGAGCTTTTCAACATACATCGGAAACGTCAACATGCACCTTGAAGACCTTTTCATAGAGCCTGAATACCGTCTGAAAGGATACGGAAGGGCATTTTTTAAGCATCTCGGAAAAATAGTCCTAGAAAAAGGATACGGACGCATGGAGTGGACATGCCTTGAGGATAACCTCCCTGCAATCAGATTTTACAAATCAATTGGCAGTGAAAAAAAGGACTGGAACCTGTTTCATTTCAAAGGTGAAGAGCTTAAAAACTTTGCGGGCAAATAG